In a genomic window of Amblyomma americanum isolate KBUSLIRL-KWMA chromosome 4, ASM5285725v1, whole genome shotgun sequence:
- the crim gene encoding QVR superfamily protein crim, with the protein MRSVTLTIMVLALCRVGAGEMWCYSCIGNQPGCNEEVNWFIHGAITCPRDDDKCVKIIERKGSEVLYTRDCLSNLEAYRHDIPADTYEGCRPAAESPKLAVYVDNNIKELELKRDYYTSVDYCFCEFYYWCNSAHSTVPTMAILLPLAITLLLAWYP; encoded by the exons ATGAGGTCGGTGACGCTGACCATCATGGTGCTGGCCCTGTGCCGTGTCG GCGCTGGGGAGATGTGGTGCTACTCGTGCATCGGCAACCAGCCAGGCTGCAACGAGGAGGTGAACTGGTTCATCCATGGTGCCATCACGTGCCCCCGAGATGACGACAAGTGTGTCAAAATCATCGAGCGCAAAGGCT CTGAAGTGCTGTACACTCGAGACTGCCTGTCCAACTTGGAGGCGTACCGGCACGACATTCCGGCAGACACCTACGAGGGCTGCCGGCCGGCAGCAGAGAGCCCTAAGCTGGCTGTCTACGTTGACAACAACATTAAGGAGCTCGAACTCAAGAG GGACTACTACACCTCGGTGGACTACTGCTTTTGCGAGTTCTACTACTGGTGCAACAGTGCCCACAGCACAGTGCCAACGATGGCCATCCTGCTGCCTCTGGCCATCACCCTGTTGCTAGCCTGGTATCCATAA